One stretch of Pigmentiphaga aceris DNA includes these proteins:
- a CDS encoding metallophosphoesterase, producing the protein MRAYVQRFGRNLHGRDIAVGDIHGHFLRLESALAKISFDPRQDRLFSVGDLIDRGPDSIAALEWLSRPWFHAVRGNHEDYAVRYETVDVDNWAINGGAWFQLLSDVQKRQVADAFAALPYAMEIETAAGLVGVVHADCPSVDWQDLATVLMQRRKRVQCIWSRDRITAGDATEVAGVRAVVVGHTPLISPVTLGNVYHIDTGGWTPHGHFSLLNLSTMTVEV; encoded by the coding sequence ATGCGAGCATATGTCCAACGATTCGGTCGCAATCTTCATGGGCGCGATATTGCCGTTGGCGATATTCACGGGCATTTCCTACGCTTGGAATCTGCGTTGGCAAAGATCTCATTCGATCCACGCCAGGACCGCTTGTTCAGCGTAGGCGATCTCATCGACCGAGGACCCGATTCCATCGCCGCGTTGGAATGGTTGTCCAGGCCCTGGTTCCACGCCGTGCGCGGCAACCATGAAGATTACGCAGTCCGGTATGAAACGGTGGACGTGGATAACTGGGCCATCAACGGTGGGGCGTGGTTTCAGCTTTTGAGCGATGTACAAAAAAGGCAGGTTGCTGATGCATTTGCCGCTTTACCGTATGCAATGGAGATAGAGACGGCAGCAGGGCTTGTCGGCGTGGTACACGCGGATTGCCCCAGCGTGGATTGGCAAGATCTGGCCACGGTGCTGATGCAGCGCCGCAAACGAGTCCAATGCATCTGGTCGCGCGACCGAATTACCGCTGGCGACGCTACTGAAGTCGCTGGTGTGCGTGCCGTCGTGGTTGGGCACACGCCGCTGATATCGCCGGTCACCTTGGGAAATGTCTATCACATAGACACTGGCGGCTGGACCCCGCATGGGCATTTCAGCCTGCTGAACCTGTCAACCATGACAGTCGAGGTTTGA
- a CDS encoding Bug family tripartite tricarboxylate transporter substrate binding protein, which translates to MAALPISTIAQPANDKNVRMVVPLAAGSTVDAVARSIAPGLARATGHQFIVENLAGAGGIPGTTQLVKAAPDGLTIGMISSNHVINPGIYKHVPYDTLKDITPIVVVATVPLVLVVNPKVPAKDVKELLAYAKANPGKLNYGSAGNGSTLHLAGELLVNQTGIDIKHVPYRGTGQLVIDLLSGEVQMGFVSISQVMSHVKAGSLRALALSTTKRSTALPDLPTLAEAGVPKYDFDAWIAVVGPAGLPKESVDNYATAIRTAMDSPEAKNVISGQGLMVLNIGPKEATAFFQSELDKHQKLVKQSGATLD; encoded by the coding sequence ATGGCCGCGCTGCCCATCAGCACCATCGCCCAACCCGCCAACGACAAGAACGTGCGAATGGTCGTACCCCTTGCCGCTGGCTCGACTGTCGATGCCGTTGCACGATCGATTGCCCCCGGGCTGGCACGCGCAACCGGGCACCAGTTCATCGTCGAGAATCTTGCGGGTGCGGGCGGTATTCCCGGCACCACTCAGCTTGTCAAAGCGGCCCCAGACGGTTTGACCATAGGCATGATCTCGTCCAACCACGTGATCAATCCCGGCATCTACAAACACGTCCCCTACGACACCTTGAAAGACATCACACCGATTGTTGTCGTGGCCACGGTACCCCTGGTCCTGGTGGTGAATCCCAAGGTGCCGGCCAAGGATGTGAAGGAATTGCTTGCCTACGCCAAAGCAAATCCGGGCAAGCTGAATTACGGGTCGGCAGGCAATGGCAGCACCCTGCATCTGGCCGGTGAACTGCTGGTCAACCAGACCGGCATCGACATCAAGCACGTGCCGTATCGAGGAACCGGCCAACTGGTCATCGACCTGCTCAGCGGGGAGGTGCAGATGGGCTTTGTCTCGATCTCTCAAGTGATGTCGCACGTAAAGGCGGGTTCCTTACGCGCGCTTGCCCTGTCCACGACAAAACGCTCGACCGCCCTGCCCGACTTGCCAACCCTGGCAGAAGCCGGCGTACCGAAATACGACTTCGATGCGTGGATCGCCGTGGTCGGACCTGCCGGACTGCCGAAGGAAAGCGTGGACAACTACGCCACTGCAATCAGAACCGCCATGGATTCACCCGAGGCAAAAAACGTGATCTCTGGTCAGGGACTGATGGTGCTGAACATCGGGCCGAAAGAGGCTACCGCTTTCTTCCAGTCTGAATTGGACAAGCACCAGAAGCTGGTCAAGCAGTCCGGCGCAACCTTGGACTAA
- a CDS encoding aconitase family protein has product MHAITPTILFSPHILYLSQTPEVITAALSGQALALEDAQPLRDDVSTDEITPIAILTHFDEKLGAYPYTGFRVAGQTPIPVDAIRASDIEVVVAGKRYGKGSSREHSPAAERLAGVRLVIAKSFERIYRQNADNIGLLTSTDFSLVDRIRAGETINLEELVAGRDALAAAILRGGGLLAFGKAHLSNVAPAHTATATTPQTLFEKIVARHALSTTVTSASPAIGDGAFVRADWRFIHEYYTGMAAHMLHAAFGKPLTLKEPESIIVFEDHTSYVEESPAHVIGGLIPNVHRMVQAQRNFASDYRLRTHRTLTEAEARLDDGSNVAGISHAMMAEHYALPGQLVVGTDSHTTHSGALGCAAFGVGTTDMANAFVTGAVRLTVPPSLLVILDGRIETGITAKDVVLHLLAQPYIRSGGGVGKVFEFAGPAVAHLSTDERATFTNMCAELGGFTGIVAPDAETVRFLKERRGIDFQIEAWMQSDAGASYAETIRIDCSAVPAMVAAPGDPGNGIALDQVEHRTSVDIAYGGSCTAGKREDFDHYHEVLRWAADRGLRIAPGVQLFLQFGTTAVRDYCIAAGYLDAFERVGARLLQPSCGACGNCGPGGSSRADQVTVSAINRNFPGRGGPGNVWLASPPTVAASAIAGQLTSFAELKQKHA; this is encoded by the coding sequence ATGCATGCCATTACCCCCACGATTCTTTTTTCGCCCCATATTCTGTACCTGAGCCAGACGCCCGAGGTCATTACTGCGGCGTTGAGCGGCCAAGCCCTTGCCCTGGAAGACGCGCAGCCTTTGCGCGACGACGTTTCCACTGACGAAATCACCCCGATTGCGATCCTGACCCACTTCGACGAGAAGCTGGGTGCGTACCCCTACACGGGGTTCCGGGTGGCGGGTCAGACGCCTATTCCTGTTGATGCCATCCGCGCCAGCGACATCGAGGTCGTGGTGGCGGGCAAGCGTTATGGCAAGGGGTCGTCCCGTGAGCACAGTCCGGCAGCCGAACGGCTTGCCGGCGTGCGTTTGGTGATCGCAAAAAGCTTCGAGCGCATCTATCGCCAGAACGCCGACAACATCGGCCTGCTGACTTCAACCGACTTCAGCCTGGTGGATCGTATCCGGGCCGGTGAAACCATCAACCTGGAAGAACTGGTTGCCGGGCGCGATGCACTGGCCGCTGCCATTCTTCGCGGTGGTGGCCTGCTTGCTTTCGGGAAAGCACATTTAAGCAACGTCGCCCCGGCGCACACAGCCACGGCAACAACACCCCAGACCTTGTTCGAGAAGATTGTCGCCAGACATGCGTTGAGCACAACGGTGACATCGGCGTCACCTGCCATTGGCGATGGCGCGTTTGTGCGCGCGGACTGGCGCTTCATTCATGAGTACTACACCGGTATGGCCGCGCACATGCTGCATGCAGCCTTCGGCAAACCGCTGACGCTGAAAGAACCCGAATCGATCATCGTCTTCGAGGACCACACCTCGTACGTCGAAGAAAGCCCCGCGCACGTCATCGGCGGCCTGATCCCCAATGTGCACCGGATGGTGCAGGCGCAGCGCAACTTCGCCAGCGACTACCGCTTGCGCACCCATCGCACCCTGACCGAAGCCGAAGCGCGCCTGGACGACGGCAGCAACGTGGCGGGCATTTCTCACGCCATGATGGCCGAGCATTACGCTCTGCCCGGACAGCTTGTCGTCGGCACGGATTCGCACACCACGCACAGCGGCGCGCTGGGCTGTGCGGCCTTTGGCGTGGGCACGACCGACATGGCCAACGCCTTTGTCACCGGTGCGGTGCGCCTGACGGTTCCGCCCAGTCTGCTGGTCATCCTGGACGGGCGGATTGAGACGGGTATCACGGCCAAGGATGTGGTGTTGCACCTGCTTGCCCAGCCGTACATCCGATCGGGCGGTGGCGTGGGCAAGGTATTCGAATTCGCAGGACCTGCTGTTGCCCATCTGAGCACCGACGAACGCGCCACCTTCACCAATATGTGCGCGGAACTGGGCGGCTTCACGGGCATTGTGGCACCTGATGCCGAGACGGTTCGATTCCTGAAAGAACGCCGAGGCATCGACTTCCAGATTGAAGCGTGGATGCAAAGCGATGCCGGTGCCAGCTACGCCGAAACCATCCGCATCGATTGTTCGGCAGTGCCGGCGATGGTGGCCGCACCCGGCGACCCAGGCAACGGCATTGCCCTTGACCAGGTCGAGCACCGCACAAGCGTGGACATTGCCTACGGCGGCTCCTGTACGGCGGGCAAGCGCGAAGACTTCGACCATTATCACGAGGTGCTGCGCTGGGCAGCCGACCGCGGCCTGCGTATTGCACCGGGCGTTCAGCTATTCCTTCAGTTCGGCACCACTGCCGTGCGCGACTACTGCATTGCCGCCGGGTATCTCGATGCCTTCGAGCGCGTCGGTGCGCGCCTGCTTCAGCCGTCTTGCGGCGCATGTGGCAACTGCGGGCCAGGCGGCTCATCCCGTGCCGATCAGGTCACGGTCAGCGCCATCAATCGCAACTTCCCCGGTCGCGGCGGCCCCGGAAACGTGTGGCTGGCCAGCCCGCCCACGGTGGCGGCCAGCGCCATCGCAGGTCAGCTGACGAGCTTCGCAGAACTCAAGCAGAAGCACGCTTGA
- a CDS encoding LysR family transcriptional regulator translates to MTKRIDSYNVHLFVAVARAGSIVRAATEENIAASALSRRLADLERTFGTALLVRSPRGVTLTDAGRLLFEQGARIDDELQGLVRLIQSQGDELAGTVRLYANMSSVVGALPERLRRFKKAYPSVRVALHEADTKDVIRACLDDRADLGIGVQSDVPPGMDTWVFATDPLQVVFPVDHPLAGETSVTYSQVLHYPVIGVHQGGALDRLLHDRAAAIHQHFVPEVTVNSFDAVHRMVEAGLGIAVVPLSAIPAAGGKPFFIHCPLAEPWAERTLMLYALRRHPQPRAVQALIEVLEITDT, encoded by the coding sequence GTGACCAAACGAATCGATTCCTACAACGTGCACTTGTTCGTGGCGGTAGCCCGAGCAGGTTCGATCGTGCGTGCGGCCACTGAGGAAAACATCGCGGCGTCTGCGCTCAGCAGGCGCCTGGCAGACTTGGAACGGACGTTCGGCACCGCCTTGCTGGTGCGATCCCCGCGCGGCGTCACCTTGACCGATGCAGGACGCCTGCTCTTCGAGCAAGGGGCGCGCATCGACGATGAACTGCAGGGGCTGGTTCGACTGATACAAAGCCAGGGTGACGAGCTGGCGGGCACTGTCAGGCTGTACGCCAATATGTCGTCAGTCGTTGGTGCGCTGCCGGAACGTTTGCGGCGGTTCAAGAAGGCCTATCCAAGCGTACGCGTGGCGCTGCATGAAGCGGATACCAAGGATGTGATCCGGGCCTGCCTGGATGACCGCGCCGATCTGGGCATCGGCGTGCAGTCGGATGTGCCGCCGGGCATGGATACGTGGGTTTTCGCCACTGATCCTTTGCAAGTGGTGTTTCCGGTGGACCATCCGCTGGCGGGCGAGACCTCTGTCACCTATTCCCAGGTGCTGCACTATCCCGTGATCGGCGTCCATCAGGGCGGCGCGCTTGACCGTCTGCTGCATGATCGCGCGGCGGCGATCCACCAGCATTTTGTGCCCGAGGTAACGGTCAATAGTTTCGATGCCGTGCACCGTATGGTCGAGGCGGGATTGGGCATTGCCGTGGTTCCGCTGAGTGCCATACCAGCCGCTGGCGGCAAGCCTTTCTTCATCCACTGTCCGCTGGCTGAACCCTGGGCCGAACGCACGCTGATGTTGTATGCCTTGCGACGCCATCCCCAACCCCGCGCGGTGCAGGCGCTGATCGAGGTGCTGGAAATCACGGACACGTAA
- a CDS encoding dihydrolipoyl dehydrogenase gives MKKLSVDVAIIGAGTAGLAAYRAATKTGRHAVLIEGGTYGTTCVKVGCMPSKLLIVAANAAHEARRAKDFGVQVGEVHVDAAAVFARVRQERDHFESFVLKEVHEIPAENRLRGHARFLSNTVLQVGDDTEVQARSVVIATGARPLIPDVFKPLGDRLQTSDDIFEWSGLPKRVAVFGPGPIGLELGQALHRLGVSIHLFGEKPSISLLQDPAIQKYAAQALAEEFPLSLGVEVVNAQRQDDGIEITWKDSAGKTSTEHFDIALVATGRVPNVDQLGLEHTQVPVDKHGTPIVDPDTLQAGTTPIFVAGDANDMLPLLHVAHEHGLTAGTNAGNFPTLQAAQHVTPLSIVFCEPQLIQAGKPYSDLEADTFVTGRVSFETQGRSRIMLKNRGLLHVYIARKDGKLLGAEGMGPDAEHLAHLLAWAIQQGQTVADLLAMPFYHPTIEEALRTALRDAASKLSK, from the coding sequence ATGAAAAAACTCTCCGTGGACGTTGCCATCATCGGTGCGGGCACGGCCGGTCTGGCCGCCTATCGCGCCGCTACCAAGACCGGCAGACATGCGGTGCTGATCGAAGGCGGCACGTATGGAACCACGTGCGTGAAAGTCGGTTGCATGCCGTCAAAGCTGTTGATTGTGGCGGCCAACGCAGCGCACGAAGCACGACGCGCCAAGGACTTTGGTGTGCAGGTTGGCGAGGTCCATGTGGATGCCGCCGCCGTCTTTGCGCGCGTGCGGCAGGAGCGCGACCATTTCGAGAGCTTTGTGCTGAAGGAAGTCCACGAGATTCCTGCGGAAAATCGTCTGCGCGGTCACGCACGCTTCCTGAGCAACACCGTGCTTCAAGTCGGCGACGACACCGAGGTGCAGGCACGCAGCGTGGTAATAGCCACCGGTGCACGCCCGCTGATTCCCGACGTGTTCAAACCGTTGGGAGACCGCCTGCAAACCAGCGACGACATCTTTGAATGGTCAGGCTTGCCCAAACGTGTCGCGGTCTTCGGCCCCGGCCCCATCGGGCTGGAGCTTGGTCAGGCCCTGCATCGCCTGGGCGTCAGCATTCACCTGTTCGGTGAAAAACCCAGCATCAGCCTGCTGCAAGACCCTGCCATTCAGAAATACGCGGCACAAGCGCTGGCAGAAGAATTCCCATTAAGTCTGGGCGTGGAAGTGGTGAACGCACAGCGCCAGGATGACGGCATCGAGATCACCTGGAAAGACAGCGCGGGCAAGACCAGCACCGAACATTTCGATATCGCGCTGGTGGCCACGGGCCGCGTTCCCAATGTGGACCAGCTGGGCCTGGAACATACCCAGGTGCCCGTGGACAAGCACGGCACTCCTATCGTTGACCCCGACACCTTGCAGGCGGGCACGACCCCCATCTTCGTTGCCGGTGACGCCAACGACATGCTGCCCCTGCTGCACGTGGCGCACGAGCACGGGCTGACTGCCGGCACCAACGCAGGCAATTTCCCAACGCTGCAAGCAGCTCAACACGTAACGCCCTTGTCGATCGTGTTCTGCGAACCGCAATTGATTCAAGCTGGCAAGCCTTATTCCGACTTGGAGGCGGACACCTTCGTGACTGGCCGCGTCAGCTTCGAGACCCAGGGACGCAGTCGAATCATGCTCAAGAACCGCGGCTTGTTGCATGTTTACATCGCCCGCAAAGACGGCAAGTTGCTGGGCGCAGAAGGCATGGGGCCGGATGCCGAACACCTGGCGCACCTGCTTGCATGGGCGATCCAGCAAGGCCAGACGGTGGCCGACTTGCTTGCCATGCCCTTCTACCACCCCACCATCGAAGAAGCATTGCGCACGGCGTTGCGCGATGCGGCATCGAAGCTGTCGAAATGA
- a CDS encoding superoxide dismutase family protein yields MSIHKIAALALTLGLSAGAMAQAPDIATLSAPVVGNQGQTIGTANFQGGAHGTVVRIALQAGALTPGWHGIHFHSVGDCADTAKFEASKSHVNHSQKKHGLLNPDGPDEGDLPNVFAAADGSVNAEVSSPTLLKGAKGLQDADGSALIIHANADDHHTQPIGGAGARVGCAVIK; encoded by the coding sequence ATGTCCATTCATAAAATCGCCGCCCTTGCACTCACTCTTGGTCTGAGCGCAGGTGCCATGGCCCAGGCCCCCGACATCGCCACGCTTTCCGCTCCTGTCGTGGGCAACCAAGGCCAGACCATCGGCACGGCAAACTTCCAGGGCGGTGCACACGGCACCGTGGTGCGTATCGCATTGCAGGCAGGTGCGCTCACGCCGGGCTGGCATGGTATCCATTTCCATTCGGTGGGTGATTGCGCAGATACCGCAAAGTTCGAGGCATCCAAATCGCACGTGAACCATTCGCAGAAAAAACACGGTCTGCTCAACCCGGATGGCCCGGACGAGGGTGACTTGCCCAATGTCTTTGCTGCCGCCGATGGCTCGGTCAACGCCGAAGTATCGTCGCCGACGCTGTTGAAGGGGGCGAAGGGCTTGCAGGATGCCGATGGCTCGGCGCTGATCATCCACGCCAACGCAGACGACCACCACACGCAGCCGATTGGCGGCGCAGGCGCGCGCGTTGGCTGCGCGGTCATCAAATAA
- a CDS encoding response regulator, protein MRILLVEDDAMIGEAVKDVLRSEHYAVDWARDGDAADTHLRTATYDLVLLDLGLPRRDGLAVLSALRARADRTPVVIATARDAVADRIAGLDAGADDYVVKPYDVNELLARIRALVRRSVGRAEPVYVLGNVAIKPATREVSVDGMAVTLSAREWAVLEPLVARPGAVMSRAQLEEKLYGWDEEVNSNAVEVYIHGLRRKLGAGLIQNVRGVGYVVPKSVVPKS, encoded by the coding sequence ATGAGAATTCTGCTGGTGGAAGATGACGCCATGATCGGCGAGGCGGTGAAAGATGTGCTGCGGTCCGAACATTACGCAGTCGATTGGGCGCGCGATGGCGACGCGGCAGATACGCATTTGCGCACCGCCACCTACGATCTGGTTCTGCTGGACTTGGGCCTTCCCCGACGAGACGGGCTGGCGGTGCTGAGTGCCTTGCGGGCTCGCGCCGATCGCACCCCTGTCGTGATTGCCACCGCACGTGATGCCGTCGCCGATCGGATTGCCGGGCTGGATGCCGGTGCGGACGATTACGTGGTCAAACCCTACGACGTGAACGAATTGCTGGCGCGCATCCGGGCCCTGGTGCGACGCAGCGTGGGGCGGGCCGAGCCGGTGTACGTGTTGGGTAACGTGGCGATCAAGCCAGCCACTCGCGAGGTGAGTGTGGATGGCATGGCCGTCACCCTGTCGGCGCGTGAATGGGCGGTGCTGGAACCCTTGGTCGCGCGCCCTGGTGCGGTGATGTCGCGTGCGCAATTGGAGGAGAAGTTGTATGGCTGGGACGAGGAGGTAAACAGCAATGCCGTCGAGGTCTACATTCACGGGCTGCGACGCAAGCTGGGTGCTGGCCTGATTCAGAACGTGCGGGGCGTGGGTTATGTGGTGCCGAAATCTGTGGTGCCGAAATCATGA
- a CDS encoding ATP-binding protein, whose translation MNMLRSVRARLLVFLLAAIVLFAIVQAVVAYRSALSQADEMFDNHLQRTAVSLARGAPMSPALAGEEAGANDEDLLIQIWSAEGVRIYRSTRRIVLPEQIVLGMSTVTTAQASYRMYSVATPTRIIQVGQDLAVRQRLAGGFAWRAVLPTAAMAPLLMIIVWWVVGSSLAPVDRVRRQLAQRQPGDLPGIDEGDVPDEVRPMIAEMNLLFARVDRAFSAQRQFVGDAAHELRTPLTALKLQIDALSRAPDEAARARAVARLEEGVERARRLVEQLLSLARQEAAPVGTVVAANISLTDAVRLAIADAVPLAQARDIDLGMVRDDAAVAAIAPDALRMLLSNLLDNAIKYTSAGGRVDVGVANEPGACRVWVEDSGPGIPVRDRARVFERFVRLDGTSGEGTGLGLAIVKAIADREGIVVTLDESEALGGLRITLRFAAHGASPPGQAALG comes from the coding sequence ATGAATATGCTTCGTTCGGTTCGCGCGCGTCTGCTGGTGTTTCTGCTTGCCGCGATCGTGTTGTTTGCCATCGTGCAGGCCGTGGTGGCCTATCGCAGTGCCTTGTCGCAGGCCGACGAGATGTTCGACAACCACTTGCAGCGCACGGCAGTGTCGCTGGCGCGGGGGGCACCCATGTCGCCTGCCTTGGCCGGCGAAGAAGCAGGGGCCAATGACGAAGACCTGCTGATTCAGATCTGGAGCGCGGAAGGGGTGCGCATCTACCGTTCTACCCGCCGTATCGTGTTGCCCGAGCAGATCGTGTTGGGCATGTCGACGGTGACGACCGCGCAGGCCAGTTATCGGATGTATTCGGTCGCCACGCCAACCCGCATCATTCAGGTGGGACAGGATCTTGCCGTGCGTCAGCGCCTGGCGGGTGGATTTGCCTGGCGAGCCGTGCTGCCCACCGCGGCGATGGCACCGCTGCTGATGATCATCGTCTGGTGGGTGGTCGGGTCGTCGCTCGCCCCGGTGGATCGGGTGCGACGGCAGCTTGCGCAGCGTCAACCGGGCGACTTGCCGGGGATCGACGAAGGCGATGTGCCCGACGAAGTGCGACCGATGATCGCCGAGATGAATCTGCTGTTCGCCCGGGTGGACCGCGCATTCAGTGCGCAGCGGCAGTTTGTTGGCGACGCGGCGCACGAACTTCGGACCCCGCTGACTGCGCTGAAATTGCAGATTGATGCCTTGTCGCGAGCGCCGGATGAGGCGGCCCGCGCGCGGGCCGTGGCGCGGCTGGAAGAGGGCGTTGAACGTGCCCGGCGACTGGTCGAACAATTGCTGTCGCTTGCTCGGCAAGAGGCCGCGCCGGTCGGCACTGTGGTGGCTGCAAATATCTCGCTGACAGATGCGGTTCGCTTGGCGATTGCCGACGCGGTGCCGCTGGCGCAGGCCCGCGACATCGATCTGGGCATGGTGCGTGACGATGCTGCGGTGGCGGCAATCGCCCCGGACGCCTTGCGCATGTTGCTGAGCAATCTGCTGGACAACGCGATCAAGTACACCTCGGCTGGTGGGCGCGTTGACGTTGGCGTGGCCAATGAGCCGGGCGCTTGCCGGGTATGGGTCGAAGATTCTGGGCCGGGCATTCCGGTTCGGGATCGCGCCCGGGTGTTCGAACGTTTTGTGCGCCTGGATGGCACCTCGGGCGAGGGGACCGGGCTGGGGCTTGCCATCGTCAAGGCGATTGCCGATCGCGAGGGCATTGTGGTGACGCTGGATGAGTCGGAGGCGCTGGGAGGCTTGCGCATCACGCTGCGTTTTGCGGCGCATGGTGCGTCTCCACCTGGTCAAGCTGCACTTGGTTAA
- a CDS encoding Do family serine endopeptidase, which translates to MKTLSLTRTRLMAALATAGIVGAAGTAMLQHDVHAQAAPAPLVQTSPSVALPDFAQLAQRVGPAVVNIRVSGVTKISREEAAQEDPFAQFFGRMPGQQAPRERQMRGQGSGFIVANDGVILTNAHVVKGAKEVVVKLTDRREFQAKVLGIDEKTDIAVLKIDAKNLPVVQIGKVSDVQVGQWVVAIGSPYGLENTLTAGVVSATGRSLPDDSAVPFIQTDVAVNPGNSGGPLFNLRGEVVGINSQIYSQTGGFQGLSFSIPIDVASRVQTQIQQNGHASHARMGVTVQEVDQTLAESFGLDRPTGALISSVEPDSPASKAGLRSGDIVLEAGGKPVTSSGSLPVLVTQATPGEKLPLRIWREGSAKDVQVVLADAATPAEKKASAGAASQGRLGLALQALPPGASEEGGLLIAGVAGAAAQAGVQPGDVLLSINGVPVKDTAQVRGLITKAGSSVALLIQRDDAKIFVPVRLGKEVG; encoded by the coding sequence ATGAAAACGCTTTCGCTTACTCGTACCCGTCTGATGGCCGCGCTGGCGACAGCGGGTATTGTCGGTGCCGCTGGCACGGCAATGCTGCAACACGACGTGCACGCCCAGGCTGCACCCGCACCGTTGGTACAGACCAGCCCCTCGGTCGCCTTGCCCGACTTCGCTCAGCTTGCCCAGCGTGTCGGCCCTGCTGTGGTGAATATCCGCGTCAGCGGTGTCACCAAGATCAGCCGCGAAGAGGCCGCCCAGGAAGACCCGTTTGCGCAATTCTTCGGCCGCATGCCTGGTCAGCAGGCACCGCGCGAACGTCAGATGCGTGGCCAGGGCTCGGGCTTCATCGTTGCCAACGACGGCGTCATTCTGACCAACGCGCACGTGGTCAAGGGTGCTAAAGAAGTCGTGGTCAAACTGACCGATCGCCGCGAATTCCAGGCCAAGGTGCTGGGTATCGATGAGAAGACTGACATTGCCGTGCTGAAGATCGATGCCAAGAATCTGCCGGTGGTGCAGATTGGCAAGGTATCTGACGTGCAGGTGGGTCAGTGGGTGGTGGCCATCGGCTCGCCCTACGGCCTGGAAAACACCTTGACTGCCGGGGTGGTCAGCGCCACCGGCCGTTCCTTGCCCGATGACAGCGCCGTGCCGTTCATCCAGACCGACGTGGCGGTGAACCCGGGTAATTCGGGTGGCCCCTTGTTCAACCTGCGCGGCGAAGTGGTGGGCATCAATTCGCAGATCTACAGCCAGACGGGTGGATTCCAGGGCCTGTCCTTCTCGATCCCGATCGATGTGGCCTCGCGCGTTCAGACGCAGATCCAGCAGAACGGTCATGCATCCCATGCTCGCATGGGGGTGACAGTGCAAGAGGTCGATCAGACCCTGGCCGAATCCTTCGGTCTGGATCGTCCGACGGGTGCGCTGATTTCGTCGGTGGAACCGGACAGCCCGGCATCCAAGGCCGGCTTGCGCTCGGGTGACATCGTGCTGGAAGCCGGTGGCAAACCGGTGACCTCGTCGGGCAGTTTGCCGGTGCTGGTTACGCAGGCTACGCCGGGCGAAAAGCTGCCGTTGCGCATCTGGCGTGAAGGCAGTGCCAAAGATGTGCAGGTAGTGCTGGCCGATGCGGCCACCCCGGCCGAGAAAAAGGCCAGTGCCGGTGCGGCCAGCCAGGGGCGTCTGGGCTTGGCGCTGCAAGCCTTGCCACCGGGTGCATCGGAAGAAGGTGGCTTGCTGATCGCCGGCGTGGCAGGTGCTGCGGCACAGGCGGGCGTGCAGCCTGGCGACGTGTTGCTGTCGATCAACGGCGTGCCCGTGAAAGATACTGCGCAGGTCCGTGGCCTGATCACCAAAGCAGGGAGTTCGGTGGCATTGCTGATCCAGCGTGATGACGCCAAGATCTTCGTGCCGGTGCGCTTGGGCAAGGAAGTGGGTTGA
- a CDS encoding DUF1178 family protein — protein sequence MPLKVFDLQCTHHHVFEGWFQSREEFDSQLERKEIACPVCGDTGIERKLSAPRLNIGHLQAPSPGNIDPAIARRELMRQVREVIKQTEDVGENFADEARRIHHGVVPERAIRGVTTPDEREALADEGIEVVSLPNIVDDDKLH from the coding sequence ATGCCGCTCAAAGTATTCGACCTTCAGTGCACCCATCACCATGTTTTCGAGGGCTGGTTCCAGTCGCGCGAAGAATTCGATTCGCAACTCGAACGCAAGGAGATCGCGTGCCCGGTTTGCGGTGATACGGGCATTGAACGAAAGTTGTCGGCTCCCCGTTTGAACATTGGCCATCTGCAAGCGCCGTCGCCCGGCAATATCGATCCGGCCATCGCGCGCCGCGAACTGATGCGCCAGGTGCGCGAAGTCATCAAACAGACCGAAGACGTGGGCGAAAATTTCGCCGACGAGGCGCGCCGCATTCATCACGGCGTGGTGCCGGAACGGGCAATTCGTGGTGTGACGACTCCAGACGAACGCGAGGCCTTGGCCGACGAAGGCATCGAAGTCGTATCGCTGCCCAATATCGTGGACGACGACAAGCTGCATTGA